From a region of the Mesotoga infera genome:
- a CDS encoding PAS domain S-box protein produces the protein MKNPALKVAFLYILFGILWILLSDMVVDWMFVERSTSTHAQTYKGWAFVLFSGLLFYFLIYREFKEKNKTQLELAKQKDFSDAVLDTAGVFVAVFDSEGRIVFTNETFEETLALKSEDIAGKACSEVFANPDLAYWIKNTSSKLADDEVENFYEAD, from the coding sequence ATATATATTGTTCGGAATCCTATGGATACTGTTGTCGGATATGGTTGTAGACTGGATGTTCGTTGAGAGAAGCACCTCAACGCACGCACAGACTTACAAGGGTTGGGCCTTCGTCCTTTTCAGCGGTCTTCTATTCTACTTTCTTATTTACCGTGAGTTCAAAGAGAAAAACAAGACACAACTCGAACTGGCAAAACAGAAAGACTTTTCCGACGCAGTTCTCGACACGGCAGGAGTTTTCGTTGCGGTCTTTGATAGTGAAGGAAGGATTGTCTTCACTAACGAGACGTTCGAGGAGACTCTTGCACTCAAATCGGAAGATATTGCGGGAAAGGCGTGTTCCGAGGTTTTCGCGAACCCTGATCTAGCATACTGGATAAAAAATACCTCAAGCAAGTTAGCTGATGACGAGGTGGAGAACTTCTACGAAGCTGATTT